The Etheostoma spectabile isolate EspeVRDwgs_2016 chromosome 23, UIUC_Espe_1.0, whole genome shotgun sequence genome includes a window with the following:
- the LOC116673433 gene encoding matrix metalloproteinase-2, with protein MTHMKRFQGIPMSKSMRDLCKEEDYAFLGMSEKTIKVTVERDRDLEDWRPKKEERVRRQLEREQLEIERLQQIEERKKEKEQQWRTHVEKLTSSQEKTLQDRLARLRRFREFQRKVLIEESGMEDGGAGLTVNQLLTRM; from the exons ATGACTCATATGAAAAGGTTTCAAGGTATTCCCATGTCAAAG TCGATGAGAGATTTGTGTAAAGAGGAGGACTATGCATTTCTGGGAATGTCAGAAAAGACGATAAAAGTAACGGTGGAAAGAGACAGGGACTTGGAGGACTGGAGACCCAAAAAAGAGGAGAGG gTCCGTCGGCAACTGGAGAGGGAGCAGCTTGAAATAGAGCGCCTCCAACAAATAGAAGAGCGCAAGAAg GAGAAAGAGCAGCAGTGGCGGACTCATGTAGAAAAGCTGACCTCCAGCCAGGAGAAGACATTGCAAGACAGACTGGCAAGACTCAGGAGATTTAGG GAGTTCCAGAGGAAGGTGCTAATAGAGGAGTCAGGGATGGAGGATGGGGGGGCCGGCCTCACGGTCAACCAGCTTCTCACCAGGATGTAA